The genomic DNA GCGCGCGGGCCTGCGCCTCGTCGTGGACTGTCCGCCCCTGCCCGAGCCGATCTGGGTGGACCGGGAGATGTGGGAGAAGATCGTCCTCAACCTGCTGTCCAATGCCTTCAAGTTCACCTTCGAGGGCGAGGTGCGCGTGGCTCTGCGCGGCTTCGCCGGGCGGGTGGTGTTGTCCGTCTCGGACACGGGGGTGGGCATTCCCGCCGAGGAGCTGCCGCGGGTCTTCGAGCGCTTCCACCGGGTGCGGGGCACGCGGGGCCGCAGCTTCGAGGGCAGTGGCATTGGCCTGTCCCTGGTTCAGGAGTTGGTGAAACTGCATGGGGGCGACATCCAGGTGGGCAGCCGCGTGGGTCGGGGCTCGACTTTCACGGTGTCGGTGCCCACGGGAAACGCGCACCTTCCGGCGGAGCACCGAATGCTGGAGCCGCCCTCCGTTTCCCTGGGGCCGAGCGTCGCGGCCTTCCTCAACGACGTGGAGGGGTGGCTCGGCGGATCTCCTGTCGGAGAGCGCGCGACTCCGCCTCTCGCGCACCCCGGGGGGACGGACGGTCACGTGCTGCTGGTGGACGACAACGCGGACATGCGCGCCTATGTGCGCCGGCTGCTGGAGGGCCGCTACACGGTGGAGACGGCGGAGAACGGACGGGAGGCCCTGAATGCCATCCTCCGCCGGGTGCCGGATCTGGTGCTCAGCGACGTGATGATGCCGGGGCTGGATGGCTTTGGCCTGTTGCGGCGCCTGCGGGAGGCGCCCCGCACGCGCGGCGTGCCCGTCATCCTCCTGTCGGCCCGGGCCGGCGAGGAAGCCACGGTCGAGGGATTGCGGCATGGGGCGAATGACTATCTCGTCAAACCCTTCTCGGCCCGGGAACTGCTCGCCCGCGTCGAGGGCAACATCGCCGCCGCCCGGGCGCGTGAGGAGAAGCGCCAGGCCGAGCGCGAGCGGGGGAAGCTCGCCGCCTTGGTGGAGCAGTCCTCGGACTTCATCGGAATGGGCGACCTCCAGGGCCTTGCGCTCTACATCAACGACGCGGGCCGGCGCCTGGTGGGGTTGCGAGACGAGGATGACGTGCGCCGCACCCACCTGCTCGACTTCTTCACGGAGGAGGATCGCCCCTTCGTTCGCGACCACATCCTGCCCGCGGTGGCCAAGCACGGGCGCTGGGAGGGGGAGTTCCGCTTCCGCCACTTCGTCACGGGCGAGGCGATTCCCGTCCTCTACCACTTCTTTCAGCTCACCGACGCGGAGACGGGCGAGCCCGTGGGCATCGCCACCGTCACGCGCGACATCTCCGAGCGCAAGCGCCGCGAGCTGGAGGCCCAGCGGCGGGCGGAGTTCGAGAAGCAGCTCATCGGCATCGTCAGCCATGACCTGCGCAACCCCATCAACGCCATCCTCCTGTCCGCCCAGACGCTCCTGCGGCGCGATGAGCTGAGCGGCCCCGCGATGAAGAACGCCACGCGGATCGTCTCCAGCGCGGAGCGCGCCACGCGGCTCATCCGGGACCTGTTGGACTTCACCCAGGCGCGTCTGGGCAGCGGCATTCCCATCCGCCGCGAGCCCATGAACTTCCACGACACCATCTGGCAGGCGCTGGAGGAGGTCCAGCTGGCGCATCCGGAGCGCCGTGTCCTCTTCGAGCGGGCTGGCGATGGCCAGGGGGAATGGGATGGCGAGCGGCTGCACCAGGTGGTGCAGAACCTGGTGACCAATGCCTTGCGCTACAGCCCTCCGGAGACGTCCGTCCGGGTGAGTACCCTGGCGGACGGGGTGACCGCCGTGCTCCAGGTCCACAACCACGGTCCGCCCATCTCCGAGGAGCTGTTGCCCCGGCTCTTCCAGGCCATGCAGCGCGGGGCGCTGGAGCCAGACTTCGCCTCGCGCAGCGTGGGCCTGGGGCTCTTCATCGTGCAGCAGGTGGTGCACGCCCATGGGGGACAGGTGGACGTGCGCTCCACGGCCGCCGAGGGCACCACTTTCACCGTACGGATGCCCTGCCGTGCGGTCTCGCCGCCGGAACGGTCCCGCGAACTCGTGGGCGCCTGAGCGCGGTTGCTCCCCGGGAGGGGGGCCCTGTTTTCCTGGACCTGGGCTCGGTTAACGTTCGCCGGGTGATGGTTCCGGCCCTTCTCGTCGCGTCCCTGGTGTGGGCCGCTCCCTCCTCGCGCGTGGAGCTCGTCTTCGGTGGAGACATCATCCCGCACGATGGCGTGAAGGAGGCCGCCCGGGCGAGTGCGTCCTCGGCTTCGAACGAGGGCTGGGACTTCGTCCTCGAGCCCATCGCCGGGGTGCTCCGAGCCGCGGACCTCGCCGTGGTGAACCTGGAGACGCCCGTGAGTGGCGATCCCCGCGCGCCCACCGCCTCGCTCATCTTCGATGCGCCGCCCGCCCTGCCTCGCGCCCTGGTGGCCGCCGGCGTGGACCTGGTGACGGTCGCCAACAACCACGCCTTCGATCAGCGCCGCGCGGGCGTTCCCCTCACCTGGGCGAACCTGGAGCGGGCGGGTCTGCGGTACGTGGGCTCGGCGCCCACCGAGGCCGGCGCGTGGGAACCGCTCGTGCTCGAGAGCAACGGCATCCGGGTGGGGTTCCTGTCCCTGACCCGGTGGCTCAACGGCGCGCACAATCCGGCCACCTGGGACGCGGCGCCCCAGGTGGCCTTCGTGCCCTATTCGCGCAAGAAGGATCCCCAGGCCCTGACGCCCGAGGCGGCGGTGGAACTGGTGCGCGCCGCGGCCCGCCGGTGTGACGCGCTCATCGTCAACGTGCACTGGGGCATCGAGTACGACCACACGCCGCGCCCGGACGACCGCGCGCTCGCGCAGTCGTTCCTGGAGGCGGGGGCCCTCGCCATCATCGGCCACCACCCCCACGTGTTGCAGCCCGTCGAGCCGTATCGCACCGCGTCCGGACGCGACACGTTGATCGCCTTCTCCCTCGGCAACCTCCTCGCCAATCAGGACTGGCACTACGTGCATGGCGCGGGCGCCGAGGCGCGGGGCCGCAAGCGCGACTCCCTGTTGTTGCGGCTGTCGCTCGTCCGTTCCCGGCCCGGGGCTCCCGTGTCCCTGGAGGGCCCGTCGCTCGTGCCGGTGTGGATCGACAACAACCACTCCGTGGCGCTGCGGGAGCGCCAGGAGCGCTCGCGCATCCAACCCGTGCTGCTGGATGAAGAGGTGATGCGGTTGGACGAGCGCCTTCGATCGCTCCCCGCCCGCCGGGAGCGCGCCACGCTCGAGCGCCAGTTGGACCTGGCCCAGCGCCGGCGCGCGCTCATCCTGCGGCTCACCCAACCCGCCCAGGCCCCCCGGGCCAAGGCGGCTCCGGGGGGACCGCGGGACGAGGCGGGCTAGCTATCGGGTCTGTTGGTCGGTGGTGCCCGGGTTGACCTGCCCCTGTTCGGTGGTGTTCAGGTCCGATTGATCACTCGGGCTGGGCTGGATCGTGCCCTGCCCGGGAGTGTTCGCGCCGGGGTCCTGGGTGCCGGTGCTCCCCATGTCGGTGCCCGAGCCACCGGTGCCGCCCCAGTTCGAGTCCGGAGTGAGCGGAGCGGGCTCGGTCGTGCCCGGGCTCAGGGTGGTGTCACTGCCGCCCGTGTTCCGGGAGGGATCGATCGCATCGCCCTGCTGGGGCAGGTTCCCCGTGCCCAATTCATCCGTGCCCGAGCCACCCGTGCCGAGCGAGTCCGTGGGCGGCGCGAGCCCCTGATCCCGCTGCACGTCGTCCGTGGTCGAGCCCGTGCCGGGCTGCGAGGTCTGTCCGGTGCTTCCGCCCGGAGGCGTCGTCTGCACACTCCCGGTGGAACTGGAGGGCGATTGGGCGAACGCCGTACCGGCGCCGAGGCTCAGGGCTCCCGCGAGCATTCCCACCAGAGCGAGTCGGGTCGTCTTCTTCGCAGTCATCACGCATCTCCTCATGAAGCCGTTGGAGGTTTGTCCTGCTGGCCACAAACCTGGGGGCATGGGTGGGTGGGATGCATGGGGGGCTCGCTGCCCCGCTCCCCCTGCCGCCGCTCCAGGCGCCCCCGGGGTGACGCCCCGGGTCATGCGCCCGGACACGCGGTGGACGGTTCCTCCGGAGGAGAAACAGATGCCGCAAGTCCCTAGGCGCGGGTTGGCCTCTCGGGTAATGTCCCCCAACGTCTCTTAGGACGTCAGGCACCATGGCATCGAAACGGACCCCACTTCCTCCCCCCTCGCAGCAACGCATGGATGACAAGCTGGCCCTGGCCCTGGGGGCCGCGGCGCGGGCCGCTCGGCTGCGGGCGGGGCTTACCCAGGCGGAAGCGGCCAGCAAGGTGGGCCTGGCGCCCGGCGTGTATGGCCGCATCGAGCGGGGTGGCATGATGCCCAGCGTGCCCACTCTGCGGCGGCTGAGCATCGCCCTGAAGATCCCCTCGGACACCTTGCTGAGCCTGAGCCATTCGGAGGTGACGGCCTGGGTGGATTCCCTCCCGCCGCGCGAGGAGCGCTCGCCGGACCTGAGGCGGCTCGCGCGCTCGCTGCGCAACCTGTCTCCCGCGCAACTCAAGGTGCTCAACGTCATCGCCACGGCGCTCACGCGCTGAGCCTCCGCATCGGGAAGGCCTCGCCTACCCGATGGGAGAAGTCATACACACGGTACGGGCCGCGAACGGGAACACTCCCCGTGCTCGCGGCCCGTTGTCGTCCGATGCCCGTGCCCGCATCCCCACGTTGTTGACGTGTCAAATCTCCCTCGTCATGGACGTGTCAAAAATTCAGGGTCGAGCGCGGACCTGGATGACTGGAATCCTCTCAGAGAGGAATCCAGTCTGGCTGTCAGTGCATGGAGCGGCCCGCGTCGCCGAGGTCGATCTTCTCATGCTCACCGGGGCGATATTTCTCACCAGTTAAGACACTTTTGACGAAGCCCACCAGCTGGACCATGCGCTTGTTGGGCGTATCCCAGTATTCAGCCTTGTTCACCGAGACACAGATGAGGGCGATATCCGGGTCATCCACTCCCTTGGGGAACCATGCTTTGAGCGCGGGATTCCACAACTCGTGAATCTTCTGACGGTCGCGCACCACACGGGCCGTTCCACTCACGGACACATAGCGATCCCGGCTGGCGTCCGAGTAGGCGAGGTTCACGTGTTGCTCGCCCTGGATCTCGTCGACCTTGGGCGCTGATTCATTTGTGAAGAACCACAATTCACCATTGAAGTTCTCGTTGTGCGTCCACATGGGCCGGCTGCGGATGCACCCGTCCGCCTCGACGGTGGTCATCATCGTGACCTTGATGTCCTGGATGAGCTCGCCCAGCTGCGCGATGGGATCCTTCTTCTCGGTCTTCTTCGTGGTCATTCCCTGCCTCCCGTGGACTCACGTTAAGCAGGACGAGGGAGGAGGGCAGGGGCGCACCACCCGCTCCCGCTTCCTCGTCTCCTCCTCGGGGGGACCCGGGGACAGGTATTGCGTCATGAACCACGCGTGCATGTTGCGTGGGAAGCAACACTGTACGGCGGAACAGGTGTCTTGGACTGGGAGCGGTGGGGTGTCTCGACGCGCGCGAGACTTGTCGCGCGCGGTCTATGCGCCGGGTGACGGCGATCTTTGCTTGTCGTGTGAATGAGAACTTCTCGCTCGGCGTGTCTGTGCAGCGGCATTGCCCCCGGGTAGGCTGCCCTTCGTTGTTCTCGCGGCCTTGGCCGCTATTTCAGTCTGGGGGAAGCGGCATGGCTGGCATCTTTGGAATGGAAGGCCTGTCGACCGTACAGGTCCAGGAAGAACTCGACCGGGGCGGTAAGTTCGTGGTCTTCGAATATTGTGTGTCGTTCTTCCTCACGACGAAGCGGCGCTGTTCGGACGTGTACTTCGTGCGCGCCGGACAGGGCACGTTCGGCCTGAGCCTGGGCTACACGCTGCTGACGTTGTTCCTGGGTTGGTGGGGCCTGCCCTGGGGCATCATCTACACGCCGCGGTGCGTGGCCACCAACCTCTCGGGTGGCAAGGACGTGACGGACCAGGTGATGCCCTCGCTGCTGGCACCCCGGTACGATCCCCAGCTGGACTACTGAGCGCCCCCGGCTCCTCGCGTCAGCCTTGTTCCTGCGCGACGAGCCGGCGCGTGGCCTCATGCTGGGGTGCGTCCAGCACCCGCGCGGGCGGTCCCTGCTCCACGACGCGGCCCTGGTCCAACACCATCACCACATCCGAGGCCCGCGCGAGCCGCACGTCGTGGGTGACCACGAGCTGGGTCATGCCCAGCGCGCCCACCCGGCGCAGGGTCTCCGCCACCTCGCGGCGCAGGGATTGATCCAACGCGCTCGTGGGCTCGTCATACAGCAGCACGGCGGGCTCCATGGCGAGCGCGCGCGCGATGGCCACGCGCTGCCGCTGTCCTCCGGACAGGCGCTCCGGATAGGCGTCCAGCTTGTCCGCCAGTCCCAGATCTCCGAGCAGCCGGCGCGCCCGCTCCTCGGCCTCCGCGCGCGAGCGTCCACTCACCAGCCGTTGCGCGAGCACGCAGTTGCCGAGCGCCGTGAGGTGGGGGAAGAGCTCGAAGGATTGGAACACCAGTCCGGCCTGGCCTCCCAGGTGGAGCTCGCCACTGTCGGGGCGCTCCAGGCCCACGATGCAGCGCAGCAGGGTGGACTTGCCCGCGCCGCTCGAGCCGAGCACGGCCGCGAGCTGGCCCGTCTCCAGGGTGAAGGACACGCCATCCAGGGTGGGCGCGGGCGCGCCGGGGAATCGCTTGCGCAGGTTCTCGACGCGGATCATCGCGGCACTCCCTTGAGGTGCTGACCGAGCCGCGCCTCCACCGTGCGCGCCAGATGCGCGAAAGGCAGTCCGAGCAGCAGGTAGATGGCGGCGACCACGAGTCCCAGGCCCAGGTGATCCCTCATGGAATTGGCCAGGTTGAGGTAGGTGCGGGTCAGCTCGGTGAGCGTCACCATGGACACGAGGGAGCTGTCCTTGAGCAGGGCGATGAAGTCATTCGTCATGGGCGGCAGCGAGATGCGCAGGGCTTGGGGGAAGACCACGTGGCGCAGCGTCTGCCAGCGCGACAGGCCGAGCACCTTCGCCGCTTCGTATTGGGCCGCGGGCACTCCGGCCAATCCCGCCCGGTAGTTCTCCGCCTCGGCCGCCGCGTAGTTGAGCCCGAGCGTCAGCACGCCCGCCGCGAGCGGCGCCAGCTTGATGCCGAGCTGCGGCAGTCCGAAATACACGAGCGTGAGCTGCACGAGCAGCGGCGTGCCGCGCACCCCCTCGATGAAGGCCATGGCGGGCCAGCGCAGCACCGGCGGACCGAAGACGCGCGCCACCGCCAGCACGAGCCCCACCGCCACCGCCAGGGCCATGGACAGCAGCGACACGAGCAAGGTCATCAACGCCCCGCGCGCGAACACGCCCAGCGTGGCCGGGTAGCGCTCGCGCACGCGCTCGAGGAAGGGCGGCACCTTGCCCACCGCGGCCCGCCATGCCTCGTAGGCCTCCGGCACTCCGTGCGGGACGGGGTCCGGGTCTCCCACCAGCTTGGCCGTCTCGGCGTTCCACAGACCCCAGCGCTCGTAGATGCGGCGCAGCTCGCCCTCTCGCGCCAGCTCCTCGAGCGCCGCGTCCAGGGCGGCGCGCAGGGACTCGTCCCCGAGCCGCACCGCCACCGCGTAGTTCACCTCGCCGAAGCTGCCCGGCACCACCTCCAGGCTCGGCTCGATGGCGCCGTAGTACTGGGTGATGGGGTCATCCAGCAGCACCGCGTCCGAGCGTCCCAGCTTCAAGTCCGCGTAGATGTCGTCCTGGCCACCGTCGTAGGTCTTCACCTCGGCGCCCTCGCGCTGGAGGATGCGCTCGGCCATGGTGCTGGGCAGGGTGCCCACGGGGCGCCCCTTCAGCTCGGAGAGCGCGTGGGGGGCGCGCGTGTCGCCCCGGCGCACGGTGAGCCGTTCGGCGGCGGCGTAGTACGGACGCGTCAGCAGACAGACGCGCTTCTTCTCCTCGGCCACCTCGATGCCGTTGAGCACCACGTCGAAGTCGCCGCGCGCGAGCAGCTCCAGCAGCGTGTCATAGGGCCCTTGCACCATGCGCGCGCGCACCCCCAGCTTCGCGGCGAGCGCGTCGGCCAGGTCCACCTCGAAGCCCACGAGGTGGTTGGGATCCATGGGATCCTGGAACACGTAGGGCGCGCCACCCTGGGAGTCGGCGCCCCAGAGCAACTCCCCCCGGGCCTTGATCGCCGCGAGCCCGTCTTCTTCCTGGACGGGGCTGGAGGGTTCCGGCTGGGCG from Melittangium boletus DSM 14713 includes the following:
- a CDS encoding pyridoxamine 5'-phosphate oxidase family protein codes for the protein MTTKKTEKKDPIAQLGELIQDIKVTMMTTVEADGCIRSRPMWTHNENFNGELWFFTNESAPKVDEIQGEQHVNLAYSDASRDRYVSVSGTARVVRDRQKIHELWNPALKAWFPKGVDDPDIALICVSVNKAEYWDTPNKRMVQLVGFVKSVLTGEKYRPGEHEKIDLGDAGRSMH
- a CDS encoding helix-turn-helix domain-containing protein — protein: MASKRTPLPPPSQQRMDDKLALALGAAARAARLRAGLTQAEAASKVGLAPGVYGRIERGGMMPSVPTLRRLSIALKIPSDTLLSLSHSEVTAWVDSLPPREERSPDLRRLARSLRNLSPAQLKVLNVIATALTR
- a CDS encoding CapA family protein → MVPALLVASLVWAAPSSRVELVFGGDIIPHDGVKEAARASASSASNEGWDFVLEPIAGVLRAADLAVVNLETPVSGDPRAPTASLIFDAPPALPRALVAAGVDLVTVANNHAFDQRRAGVPLTWANLERAGLRYVGSAPTEAGAWEPLVLESNGIRVGFLSLTRWLNGAHNPATWDAAPQVAFVPYSRKKDPQALTPEAAVELVRAAARRCDALIVNVHWGIEYDHTPRPDDRALAQSFLEAGALAIIGHHPHVLQPVEPYRTASGRDTLIAFSLGNLLANQDWHYVHGAGAEARGRKRDSLLLRLSLVRSRPGAPVSLEGPSLVPVWIDNNHSVALRERQERSRIQPVLLDEEVMRLDERLRSLPARRERATLERQLDLAQRRRALILRLTQPAQAPRAKAAPGGPRDEAG
- a CDS encoding ABC transporter substrate-binding protein/permease, whose translation is MCLGLFLFCVSALAQPEPSSPVQEEDGLAAIKARGELLWGADSQGGAPYVFQDPMDPNHLVGFEVDLADALAAKLGVRARMVQGPYDTLLELLARGDFDVVLNGIEVAEEKKRVCLLTRPYYAAAERLTVRRGDTRAPHALSELKGRPVGTLPSTMAERILQREGAEVKTYDGGQDDIYADLKLGRSDAVLLDDPITQYYGAIEPSLEVVPGSFGEVNYAVAVRLGDESLRAALDAALEELAREGELRRIYERWGLWNAETAKLVGDPDPVPHGVPEAYEAWRAAVGKVPPFLERVRERYPATLGVFARGALMTLLVSLLSMALAVAVGLVLAVARVFGPPVLRWPAMAFIEGVRGTPLLVQLTLVYFGLPQLGIKLAPLAAGVLTLGLNYAAAEAENYRAGLAGVPAAQYEAAKVLGLSRWQTLRHVVFPQALRISLPPMTNDFIALLKDSSLVSMVTLTELTRTYLNLANSMRDHLGLGLVVAAIYLLLGLPFAHLARTVEARLGQHLKGVPR
- a CDS encoding ATP-binding protein, coding for MTRRSAVDEVLAGGGACGELLRQVDWAKTPVGPVEGWPQSLRTAVGIVLASNYPLYLAWGPHYVQMYNDAYRPICGATKHPASLGQEASLTWPEVWADVLGPSWERMRVTGEPIRVENLLMLLDRNGYLEECYFSYCHSPIRDETGGMGGVFAALTETTEQVINERRLRVIRDLSTLTGEQATARDACREAARVLASCPNDVPFALLYLLDAEGEAHLVGTSGVEAGGAAAPRSVPSGEDSPDTWPLAAVVRGGEPLLLSAPRLPRALGPLPAGPWPEGASTVWLQPITQSGHARPVGVLVTGLSPRRAFDEHYRDFLVLAARTVSTSVSGARAREEERRRAEALEQLDRAKTAFFNNISHEFRTPLALMLGPSRDSLDDSSEPLGPHQRERQETIHRNGLRLLKLVNTLLDFSRIEAGRVQAAYAPTDLAALTEGLASTFRSMMERAGLRLVVDCPPLPEPIWVDREMWEKIVLNLLSNAFKFTFEGEVRVALRGFAGRVVLSVSDTGVGIPAEELPRVFERFHRVRGTRGRSFEGSGIGLSLVQELVKLHGGDIQVGSRVGRGSTFTVSVPTGNAHLPAEHRMLEPPSVSLGPSVAAFLNDVEGWLGGSPVGERATPPLAHPGGTDGHVLLVDDNADMRAYVRRLLEGRYTVETAENGREALNAILRRVPDLVLSDVMMPGLDGFGLLRRLREAPRTRGVPVILLSARAGEEATVEGLRHGANDYLVKPFSARELLARVEGNIAAARAREEKRQAERERGKLAALVEQSSDFIGMGDLQGLALYINDAGRRLVGLRDEDDVRRTHLLDFFTEEDRPFVRDHILPAVAKHGRWEGEFRFRHFVTGEAIPVLYHFFQLTDAETGEPVGIATVTRDISERKRRELEAQRRAEFEKQLIGIVSHDLRNPINAILLSAQTLLRRDELSGPAMKNATRIVSSAERATRLIRDLLDFTQARLGSGIPIRREPMNFHDTIWQALEEVQLAHPERRVLFERAGDGQGEWDGERLHQVVQNLVTNALRYSPPETSVRVSTLADGVTAVLQVHNHGPPISEELLPRLFQAMQRGALEPDFASRSVGLGLFIVQQVVHAHGGQVDVRSTAAEGTTFTVRMPCRAVSPPERSRELVGA
- a CDS encoding amino acid ABC transporter ATP-binding protein — its product is MIRVENLRKRFPGAPAPTLDGVSFTLETGQLAAVLGSSGAGKSTLLRCIVGLERPDSGELHLGGQAGLVFQSFELFPHLTALGNCVLAQRLVSGRSRAEAEERARRLLGDLGLADKLDAYPERLSGGQRQRVAIARALAMEPAVLLYDEPTSALDQSLRREVAETLRRVGALGMTQLVVTHDVRLARASDVVMVLDQGRVVEQGPPARVLDAPQHEATRRLVAQEQG